From Actinosynnema mirum DSM 43827, a single genomic window includes:
- a CDS encoding DUF1330 domain-containing protein, translating into MTGYAIAHLTDVRIGPEVLEYITRIESTFEPFGGRWVVHGQAHDVLEGELLGDLVIIGFPSADLAHEWYASPAYREILPLRTAHSRATTVVVAGVPEGYRAQQTADKLT; encoded by the coding sequence ATGACCGGCTACGCGATCGCCCACCTGACCGACGTCCGGATCGGCCCCGAGGTGCTGGAGTACATCACCCGGATCGAGTCGACGTTCGAGCCGTTCGGCGGCCGGTGGGTGGTGCACGGCCAGGCGCACGACGTGCTGGAGGGCGAGCTGCTCGGCGACCTGGTGATCATCGGCTTCCCGAGCGCCGACCTCGCCCACGAGTGGTACGCGTCCCCGGCCTACCGGGAGATCCTGCCGCTGCGCACCGCCCACTCGCGGGCCACCACCGTCGTGGTCGCGGGCGTCCCGGAGGGCTACCGCGCGCAGCAGACCGCCGACAAGCTCACCTGA
- a CDS encoding class I adenylate-forming enzyme family protein: MSRPMDIDPSGQSIVDLPALAEIVRNTAGALHAAGVRAGDRVAVYKENHFDCLLIAAAVVRVGAIPVMLSGLLPPDTARPLLQRVEPSLLIGTRRLLEEQDSNGELVSAFAERTLCLDGDVPGALRLTDLLGGPVPEFVPRGDDELMMLTHTSGTTGVPKLIMYTPEKLQGQMARLECRKLPPLTFTRDDVAAMFLPYVHARAFTWIYSVLTLSPATTLLVSENDPEVVGPLLRQHRPTVIEALPIDFQRMVPLADENGGDAFAAVRMFIGNFDAMRWSVIRVFLNASKHRFPVWREGYGQSETGGMGMTMITRYRANKRRDENPGPRKVGRPMPGFVELKVVDPTTFRPVPTGQPGVVLAKTKARCVGYYKEPERWREKAVGDWWNTGDIGLMTRTGALMLLDREVNHTPGGSCLEHEDVIVERLPRGHDVALLPVPDGPPVPVVAAPGGELDRERWRAAVRGVPELAEPVVIDFEDMPRTGTGKILRQELRRRHLEGAGSPGHGRWT, encoded by the coding sequence ATGAGCCGCCCCATGGACATCGACCCGTCGGGGCAGTCCATCGTCGACCTCCCGGCGCTCGCGGAGATCGTCCGGAACACGGCGGGCGCCCTGCACGCGGCGGGCGTGCGGGCCGGCGACCGGGTCGCGGTGTACAAGGAGAACCACTTCGACTGCCTGCTGATCGCCGCCGCGGTGGTCCGGGTGGGCGCGATCCCGGTGATGCTGTCGGGCCTGCTGCCGCCGGACACCGCGCGCCCGCTGCTCCAGCGCGTGGAGCCGTCGCTGCTGATCGGCACCCGGCGGCTGCTGGAGGAGCAGGACTCGAACGGGGAGCTGGTCTCCGCGTTCGCCGAGCGGACGCTGTGCCTGGACGGGGACGTGCCCGGCGCGCTGCGCCTGACCGACCTGCTCGGCGGGCCGGTGCCCGAGTTCGTGCCGCGCGGCGACGACGAGCTGATGATGCTCACCCACACCTCGGGCACGACGGGCGTCCCGAAGCTGATCATGTACACCCCGGAGAAGCTGCAGGGGCAGATGGCGCGGCTGGAGTGCCGCAAGCTGCCGCCGCTCACGTTCACCCGCGACGACGTCGCCGCGATGTTCCTGCCGTACGTGCACGCCCGCGCGTTCACCTGGATCTACTCGGTGCTCACGCTCTCGCCCGCGACGACCCTGCTGGTGAGCGAGAACGACCCCGAGGTGGTCGGCCCGCTGCTGCGGCAGCACCGGCCCACCGTGATCGAGGCGCTGCCGATCGACTTCCAGAGGATGGTGCCGCTCGCCGACGAGAACGGCGGCGACGCGTTCGCCGCCGTGCGCATGTTCATCGGCAACTTCGACGCCATGCGCTGGTCGGTGATCCGGGTGTTCCTGAACGCCTCGAAGCACCGGTTCCCGGTGTGGCGCGAGGGGTACGGGCAGTCGGAGACCGGCGGCATGGGGATGACCATGATCACCCGCTACCGGGCGAACAAGCGGCGCGACGAGAACCCCGGACCGCGCAAGGTCGGGCGGCCCATGCCAGGGTTCGTGGAGCTGAAGGTCGTGGACCCCACGACGTTCCGGCCGGTGCCGACCGGGCAGCCGGGGGTGGTGCTGGCCAAGACGAAGGCCCGCTGCGTCGGCTACTACAAGGAACCCGAGCGGTGGCGCGAGAAGGCCGTCGGGGACTGGTGGAACACCGGCGACATCGGCCTGATGACCAGGACCGGCGCGCTCATGCTGCTGGACCGGGAGGTGAACCACACGCCGGGCGGCAGCTGCCTGGAGCACGAGGACGTGATCGTGGAGCGCCTCCCGAGGGGCCACGACGTGGCGCTGCTGCCGGTGCCGGACGGCCCGCCGGTGCCGGTCGTGGCCGCGCCGGGCGGCGAGCTGGACCGGGAGCGATGGCGCGCGGCGGTGCGCGGGGTGCCCGAGCTGGCGGAGCCCGTCGTGATCGACTTCGAGGACATGCCCAGGACCGGCACCGGCAAGATCCTGCGGCAGGAGCTGCGCAGGCGGCACCTGGAGGGCGCGGGCAGCCCCGGCCACGGGCGGTGGACGTGA
- a CDS encoding helix-turn-helix domain-containing protein, producing MTSEVMPPRLAGVDEPVGVLLRAWRRRKSLSQQGLAEAAAVSARHVSRVETGLAHPTPEMILRLAEHLDVPQPERDRLLLAGGYAPRTPVAPEAADPVVLAGVRDLLDAHLPHPALLLDDRWDLIDANAAAAELLVGCAPHLLEPPVNVLRLTTHPDGLARRVRNLPQWAGHLREQLRHRAERTGDAAQVALLAEITGHLAGLGVPPAPAAGPGPVLVLELESDGGVLRFVSTSTRLTGPADRAVAGLHLETLLPADERTRARFARVGLGG from the coding sequence ATGACCTCGGAGGTCATGCCCCCTAGGCTGGCGGGCGTGGACGAGCCGGTGGGGGTGCTGCTGCGGGCGTGGCGGCGGCGGAAGTCGTTGAGCCAGCAGGGCTTGGCGGAGGCGGCGGCGGTGTCGGCGCGGCACGTGAGCCGGGTGGAGACGGGGCTGGCGCACCCGACGCCGGAGATGATCCTGCGCCTGGCCGAGCACCTGGACGTGCCGCAGCCCGAGCGCGACCGGTTGCTGCTGGCGGGCGGGTACGCGCCGCGCACCCCGGTGGCGCCCGAGGCGGCGGACCCGGTGGTGCTGGCGGGCGTGCGGGACCTGCTGGACGCGCACCTGCCGCACCCGGCGCTGCTGCTGGACGACCGCTGGGACCTGATCGACGCGAACGCCGCCGCGGCGGAGCTGCTGGTGGGGTGCGCGCCGCACCTGCTGGAGCCGCCGGTGAACGTGCTGCGGCTGACCACGCACCCGGACGGCCTCGCCCGCCGCGTCCGGAACCTGCCGCAGTGGGCGGGGCACCTGCGCGAGCAGCTCCGGCACCGCGCCGAGCGCACCGGCGACGCCGCGCAGGTGGCGCTGCTGGCGGAGATCACCGGTCACCTGGCCGGGCTCGGGGTGCCGCCCGCCCCCGCGGCGGGGCCGGGGCCGGTGCTGGTGCTGGAGCTGGAGTCAGACGGCGGGGTGCTGCGGTTCGTCAGCACGTCGACGCGGCTGACCGGCCCGGCGGACCGGGCCGTGGCGGGGCTGCACCTGGAGACGCTGCTGCCCGCCGACGAGCGCACGCGGGCGCGGTTCGCGCGGGTGGGCCTGGGCGGGTAG
- a CDS encoding class I SAM-dependent methyltransferase translates to MTQYDSLAEKLGDIEEAIHFYREHVEFPSFFRALGPVEGKRVLDVGCGDGIYARLVAERGATEVVGTDSSAGMIRLAEAAEAARPLGVRYHVHDAATMPALGEFDVVVAVNVLHYAGSREALDGMCAQIASNLAPGGRLLAYVGNADCDNEAARDFGFFVDRPVGLLEGDPFTVTIHADPPASVRVHYWTAATLAGAVEAAGLTRVTWEEMTHSPVSEDDAVRLGRLLENPPGLLLSAYKE, encoded by the coding sequence ATGACGCAGTACGACTCGCTGGCCGAGAAGCTCGGCGACATCGAGGAGGCGATCCACTTCTACCGGGAGCACGTGGAGTTCCCGTCGTTCTTCCGCGCGCTGGGCCCGGTGGAGGGCAAGCGGGTGCTGGACGTCGGGTGCGGGGACGGGATCTACGCCCGGCTCGTCGCCGAGCGCGGCGCGACCGAGGTGGTGGGCACCGACTCCTCCGCGGGGATGATCCGGTTGGCCGAGGCCGCGGAGGCGGCGCGTCCGCTGGGGGTGCGCTACCACGTGCACGACGCGGCGACGATGCCCGCGCTGGGCGAGTTCGACGTGGTGGTCGCGGTGAACGTGCTGCACTACGCGGGCAGCAGGGAGGCGCTGGACGGCATGTGCGCGCAGATCGCCTCGAACCTGGCCCCCGGCGGGCGGTTGCTGGCGTACGTCGGGAACGCGGACTGCGACAACGAGGCGGCCCGCGACTTCGGGTTCTTCGTGGACCGGCCGGTGGGGCTGCTGGAGGGCGACCCGTTCACCGTGACGATCCACGCGGACCCGCCCGCGTCGGTGCGGGTGCACTACTGGACGGCGGCGACCCTGGCGGGCGCGGTGGAGGCGGCCGGGTTGACGCGGGTGACGTGGGAGGAGATGACGCACTCCCCCGTGTCCGAGGACGACGCGGTCCGGCTGGGGCGGCTGCTGGAGAACCCGCCGGGGCTGCTGCTGAGCGCCTACAAGGAGTAA
- a CDS encoding threonine ammonia-lyase, translated as MRIPTFPDLLRARRTVRAHLPPTPLRPAPALGPGVFVKHENVQPTGAFKVRGGLNLMAGLDTEARRRGVVGYSTGNHAQSLAHAAALFDVPCAIVMPIAPNPLKAAAVRALGAELVEAGGTFDQAREHAVELARERGMRLVSAADEPEIIAGVATAYLELFEQRPDLDVVIVPVGSGSGAAAACLVAAALAPDCEVIAVQTSASPAAHDSWRAGELVARPNRTAVEGLATGSGFALPQRVLRARLNDFRLVDDAAIRHAQWVMLRDAQTLAEGAGAAPLAAYLAEPERFAGRSVALVCTGANASEAEIRAAVGAG; from the coding sequence GTGCGAATCCCCACCTTCCCCGACCTGCTGCGCGCCCGGCGGACCGTGCGCGCCCACCTCCCGCCGACGCCGCTGCGCCCCGCGCCCGCTCTCGGGCCCGGCGTGTTCGTCAAGCACGAGAACGTGCAGCCGACCGGCGCGTTCAAGGTGCGCGGCGGGCTGAACCTGATGGCCGGGCTGGACACCGAGGCCCGGCGGCGCGGGGTGGTCGGCTACTCCACCGGCAACCACGCGCAGTCGCTCGCCCACGCGGCGGCGCTGTTCGACGTGCCTTGCGCGATCGTGATGCCGATCGCCCCGAACCCGCTGAAGGCCGCCGCCGTGCGTGCGCTGGGCGCGGAGCTGGTGGAGGCGGGCGGGACGTTCGACCAGGCGCGGGAGCACGCCGTCGAGCTCGCCCGGGAACGCGGGATGCGGCTGGTCAGCGCGGCGGACGAGCCGGAGATCATCGCGGGCGTGGCCACCGCCTACCTGGAGCTGTTCGAGCAGCGGCCCGACCTGGACGTGGTGATCGTGCCGGTGGGCAGCGGAAGCGGGGCCGCCGCCGCCTGCCTGGTCGCCGCCGCGCTCGCCCCGGACTGCGAGGTCATCGCCGTGCAGACCTCGGCCTCACCCGCCGCGCACGACTCGTGGCGCGCGGGCGAGCTCGTCGCGCGGCCCAACCGCACGGCGGTCGAGGGGTTGGCGACCGGCAGCGGGTTCGCCTTGCCGCAACGGGTGCTGCGGGCGCGCCTGAACGACTTCCGGCTGGTGGACGACGCGGCGATCCGGCACGCCCAGTGGGTGATGCTGCGCGACGCCCAGACCCTCGCCGAGGGCGCGGGCGCCGCCCCGCTGGCGGCTTACCTGGCCGAACCCGAGCGGTTCGCCGGGCGCAGCGTCGCGCTGGTGTGCACCGGGGCCAACGCGAGCGAGGCGGAGATCCGGGCCGCCGTCGGGGCGGGCTGA
- a CDS encoding HEAT repeat domain-containing protein, with product MTTSGTTRTGQLARALEAEDASVRLRAAVAAGTTPDPALLDALALRCAVEPDFFVRDALSWALARLPAALTLPRLHPELASPLAQARSQALHTLSKVGDRSAWPWITPDLLHAPEPEVARTAWRTAAALVPDGERARLAGELLRHLGRGDRDTRRSLSRALVDLGEVVRPLLARAARHPDPEVAAHAGATEALLDDPDAGVDGLLDEAARIVLRGSAGAGEC from the coding sequence ATGACCACGAGCGGAACCACGCGGACCGGGCAGCTCGCCAGGGCGCTGGAGGCCGAGGACGCCTCGGTGCGGCTCAGGGCGGCCGTGGCGGCGGGCACGACCCCCGACCCCGCCCTGCTGGACGCGCTCGCCCTGCGCTGCGCCGTCGAACCCGACTTCTTCGTCCGCGACGCGCTCTCCTGGGCCCTCGCCCGGCTCCCGGCCGCGCTCACCCTGCCCCGCCTCCACCCCGAGCTGGCCTCCCCGCTCGCCCAGGCCCGGAGCCAGGCGCTGCACACCCTGTCCAAGGTCGGGGACCGGTCCGCGTGGCCCTGGATCACCCCGGACCTGCTGCACGCCCCCGAGCCCGAGGTCGCCAGGACCGCGTGGCGCACCGCCGCGGCCCTGGTCCCGGACGGGGAGCGGGCGCGGCTGGCGGGCGAGCTGCTGCGGCACCTCGGCCGGGGCGACCGGGACACCCGGCGCAGCCTGAGCCGGGCGCTCGTCGACCTCGGCGAGGTGGTCAGGCCGCTCCTGGCCAGGGCCGCGCGCCACCCCGACCCGGAGGTCGCGGCCCACGCGGGAGCCACCGAGGCGCTCCTGGACGACCCCGACGCGGGCGTCGACGGCCTCCTCGACGAGGCCGCGCGGATCGTCCTCCGGGGAAGCGCGGGGGCCGGGGAGTGCTGA
- a CDS encoding tRNA-dependent cyclodipeptide synthase, translating into MSAAPEPDRRGAFTVEPFTEESRLIWERREHVVFGVSPGNSYFQVPRMAELFGWLRGESDRIDVVIPDSALVHTYLALGYEERRAERKARAEVNVLRNRVSRAWEAAGGPRPGDGLNLMSELEGGEVYRARLAECERALREDEVLRGTSAEMSREVLALKGHRGMASDEQVERAMRYLLAELPFFLASSEIFDVPTSVNFYHRKLPLAEVVFSGESLLRASPRQAYATIRPVG; encoded by the coding sequence GTGAGCGCCGCGCCCGAGCCGGACCGGCGGGGCGCGTTCACCGTCGAGCCGTTCACCGAGGAGTCCCGGCTGATCTGGGAGCGGCGCGAGCACGTGGTGTTCGGCGTGAGCCCCGGCAACAGCTACTTCCAGGTGCCCAGGATGGCGGAGCTGTTCGGGTGGCTGCGCGGCGAGTCCGACCGGATCGACGTGGTCATCCCGGACTCGGCGCTGGTGCACACCTACCTCGCGCTGGGCTACGAGGAGCGGCGGGCCGAGCGCAAGGCGCGCGCGGAGGTCAACGTGCTGCGCAACCGGGTCAGCCGGGCCTGGGAGGCGGCCGGTGGCCCCCGGCCCGGCGACGGGCTGAACCTGATGTCGGAGCTGGAGGGCGGCGAGGTGTACCGGGCGCGGCTCGCCGAGTGCGAGCGGGCGCTGCGCGAGGACGAGGTGCTGCGGGGCACCAGCGCCGAGATGAGCCGGGAAGTCCTCGCGCTCAAGGGGCACCGGGGCATGGCGAGCGACGAGCAGGTCGAGCGGGCCATGCGGTACCTGCTCGCCGAGCTGCCGTTCTTCCTGGCGTCCAGCGAGATCTTCGACGTGCCGACGTCGGTGAACTTCTACCACCGCAAGCTCCCGCTGGCCGAGGTGGTCTTCTCCGGGGAGTCCCTGCTGCGGGCGTCCCCGCGCCAGGCGTACGCCACCATCCGCCCGGTGGGCTGA
- a CDS encoding MerR family transcriptional regulator, which produces MARLTIGEFSRITHLSVRTLRRYHEQGLLVPADVDPASGYRHYLPEQVRPALTIRRLRELDLPLADVRRFLAAGSGQGESGQGESGQGESGQGESGQGESGQGEIVAAHLRRLEDRLGRTQRAVQALRELLDPGALRDVALETLPGARVLALSLDVPPGAGTGWYDDAMRELDVAAGDRPVLPPGGRYAHELFTGGGGRATVYLPTEAEPPPGAVRALRLPERTAVVAVHRGPHDDLDLTYGAVGSFAARRGLVSQGLVEEVYLVGPRDTGQPDRWRTLVAWLVEPTEPVSARRAP; this is translated from the coding sequence GTGGCGCGGTTGACGATCGGGGAGTTCTCCCGCATCACGCACCTGAGCGTCCGCACGCTGCGGCGGTACCACGAGCAGGGGTTGCTCGTGCCCGCCGACGTGGACCCGGCGAGCGGTTACCGGCACTACCTGCCGGAGCAGGTCCGCCCGGCGCTGACGATCCGGCGGTTGCGGGAGCTGGACCTGCCCCTGGCCGACGTCCGCCGCTTCCTGGCCGCCGGATCGGGGCAGGGCGAGTCGGGACAGGGCGAGTCGGGGCAGGGCGAGTCGGGGCAGGGCGAGTCGGGGCAGGGCGAGTCGGGGCAGGGCGAGATCGTCGCCGCGCACCTGCGCAGGCTGGAGGACCGGCTCGGCCGCACGCAGCGCGCGGTCCAGGCGCTGCGCGAGCTGCTCGACCCCGGCGCCCTGCGGGACGTCGCCCTGGAGACCCTGCCGGGCGCGCGGGTGCTGGCCCTCTCGCTGGACGTGCCGCCCGGCGCCGGGACGGGCTGGTACGACGACGCCATGCGCGAGCTCGACGTGGCGGCGGGCGACCGGCCGGTGCTGCCGCCCGGCGGCCGGTACGCGCACGAGCTGTTCACCGGCGGCGGCGGGCGCGCCACCGTCTACCTGCCCACCGAGGCGGAACCGCCGCCCGGCGCGGTGCGCGCGCTGCGCCTGCCCGAGCGGACCGCCGTCGTCGCGGTCCACCGGGGCCCGCACGACGACCTCGACCTCACCTACGGCGCGGTCGGCTCGTTCGCGGCCCGGCGCGGGCTGGTGTCGCAGGGGCTGGTGGAGGAGGTGTACCTGGTCGGGCCGCGCGACACCGGGCAGCCCGACCGGTGGCGGACGCTCGTCGCGTGGCTGGTCGAGCCCACCGAGCCGGTCAGCGCCCGCCGAGCGCCGTGA
- a CDS encoding SDR family oxidoreductase → MSGTGRGDLVGRLAVVAGGSRGTGAAVARRLADEGARVVTIARAPADDGPLAVRADLGTPEGVAAAAGAVAAIGVPDVLVHVVGGSRTPSGGYAVIDDGLWGEELALNLLAAVRLDRALLPGMVARGSGSVVHVTSIQRRLPLHGSTLAYASAKAALATYSKGLANEVAPSGVRVNSVAPGWIRTDGSEALLARREREGGLTREAAIAELARALGGVPLGRPAEPEEVAEVIGFLASDRAGSVVGAEFVVDGGTIPTV, encoded by the coding sequence ATGAGCGGAACGGGCAGGGGTGACCTGGTGGGGCGGCTGGCCGTCGTGGCCGGTGGCAGCAGGGGAACGGGGGCGGCCGTGGCGCGGCGGCTGGCCGACGAGGGGGCGCGCGTGGTGACCATCGCCCGCGCGCCCGCCGACGACGGGCCGCTCGCGGTGCGGGCCGACCTGGGCACGCCGGAGGGCGTCGCGGCGGCGGCCGGGGCGGTGGCCGCGATCGGCGTGCCGGACGTCCTGGTGCACGTCGTGGGCGGGTCGCGGACGCCGTCGGGCGGGTACGCGGTGATCGACGACGGGTTGTGGGGCGAGGAGCTGGCGCTGAACCTGCTGGCGGCGGTGCGCCTGGACCGGGCGCTGCTGCCCGGCATGGTGGCGCGCGGGTCGGGGTCGGTCGTGCACGTCACGTCGATCCAGCGCCGGTTGCCGCTGCACGGGTCGACGCTGGCCTACGCCTCGGCCAAGGCCGCGCTCGCCACCTACAGCAAGGGCCTGGCGAACGAGGTCGCGCCGAGCGGGGTCCGGGTGAACTCGGTCGCGCCGGGGTGGATCCGCACGGACGGGTCCGAGGCGCTGCTGGCCCGCCGGGAGCGCGAGGGCGGGCTCACCCGCGAGGCCGCGATCGCCGAGCTGGCGCGGGCGCTGGGCGGCGTGCCGCTCGGCAGGCCCGCCGAACCGGAGGAGGTGGCGGAGGTGATCGGATTCCTCGCCTCGGACCGCGCGGGATCGGTGGTCGGCGCGGAGTTCGTGGTCGACGGTGGCACCATTCCGACGGTGTGA
- a CDS encoding HEAT repeat domain-containing protein, whose amino-acid sequence MLIGDVARQSGVSTRMLRHYDALGLVRPTGRTTGGYREYSADDLRRILHVEGLRSLGLTLKQVRRALEDPAFTPSGLVGDLIAEAEDRLARARELVERLRVIETSAPDSWRDVLRVVELVRGLASTAPARRQQAALSGAETGGAPAELLAGALLAEPDPHVAGALSWALARSGGDGVPTLAAGARSADPDVRRRAVRAIGELPGTPGTTALLSDALADPDRAVSGQAALALGARGEPGAVPHLVDLVVEGGGDVDAAEALAALAEDPEQTGRITSALVDRLATATPAARIRLTQALVELPGPAARAALHDLASDPDPAVALVASALVTALGGR is encoded by the coding sequence GTGCTGATCGGCGACGTCGCCCGCCAGTCGGGCGTGAGCACCCGGATGCTCCGGCACTACGACGCGCTCGGCCTGGTCCGCCCGACCGGCCGCACCACCGGCGGCTACCGCGAGTACTCCGCCGACGACCTGCGCCGCATCCTCCACGTGGAGGGCCTGCGCTCGCTCGGCCTGACCCTCAAGCAGGTCCGCCGCGCCCTGGAGGACCCGGCGTTCACCCCGTCCGGGCTGGTCGGCGACCTGATCGCGGAGGCCGAGGACCGGCTGGCCCGCGCGCGGGAGCTGGTGGAGCGCCTGCGCGTGATCGAGACCTCCGCGCCCGACAGCTGGCGGGACGTCCTGCGCGTCGTGGAGCTGGTGCGGGGCCTCGCCTCGACGGCGCCCGCGCGCAGGCAGCAGGCCGCCCTGTCCGGCGCGGAGACCGGCGGCGCGCCCGCCGAGCTGCTGGCGGGCGCGCTGCTGGCCGAACCGGACCCGCACGTGGCGGGCGCGCTGAGCTGGGCGCTGGCCCGCTCCGGCGGTGACGGCGTCCCCACCCTCGCGGCGGGCGCGCGTTCCGCCGACCCGGACGTGCGCCGCCGCGCGGTGCGGGCGATCGGCGAGCTGCCCGGCACCCCCGGCACGACCGCGCTCCTGTCCGACGCCCTCGCCGACCCCGACCGGGCGGTCAGCGGTCAGGCCGCGCTGGCGCTGGGCGCGCGGGGCGAGCCGGGGGCCGTGCCGCACCTGGTCGACCTGGTGGTCGAGGGCGGCGGCGACGTGGACGCGGCGGAGGCGCTGGCCGCCCTCGCCGAGGACCCGGAGCAGACCGGGCGGATCACCTCGGCGCTGGTCGACCGCCTCGCCACCGCCACCCCCGCCGCCCGCATCCGCCTCACCCAGGCCCTGGTGGAACTGCCCGGCCCCGCCGCGCGGGCCGCCCTCCACGACCTGGCCTCGGACCCCGACCCGGCCGTCGCGCTGGTCGCCTCCGCGCTGGTCACGGCGCTCGGCGGGCGCTGA
- a CDS encoding LysR family transcriptional regulator, which translates to MDLTRLRVLVAIADEGSVTAAAEALHYAQPSVSHHLAKLEAETGVALVRRVGRGVRLTEAGELLVDRSREILGRVEAVRAELSAHAGLRAGRVRLAAFPSALATLVPHAAAKLAEDHPGVELALTEAEPEQALTALRHGEVDLALVFDHPDTPDQPRSTTLHPLLREPLYLITRKSDRAGRTPADHADRRWIAGCPRCRAHLVATCERAGFTPEVDFETDDHVAVQALVAAGLGVSTLPGLALLAHRNPAVRATRLPDDHRRVSIATHGAPPLPGPAQALLDALLTAPPTPKWPR; encoded by the coding sequence ATGGATCTGACCCGGTTGCGCGTGCTGGTGGCCATCGCCGACGAGGGCTCGGTCACGGCGGCGGCCGAGGCGCTGCACTACGCGCAGCCCTCGGTCAGCCACCACCTGGCCAAGCTGGAGGCCGAAACCGGCGTCGCCCTGGTGCGGCGCGTCGGCCGGGGCGTCCGCCTCACCGAGGCCGGTGAGCTGCTGGTCGACCGGTCGCGCGAGATCCTGGGCCGGGTGGAGGCCGTGCGCGCCGAGCTGTCCGCCCACGCCGGCCTGCGCGCCGGACGCGTCCGCCTGGCCGCGTTCCCCTCGGCCCTGGCCACCCTCGTGCCGCACGCCGCCGCCAAGCTCGCCGAGGACCACCCCGGCGTAGAGCTGGCCCTGACCGAGGCCGAACCCGAGCAGGCCCTCACCGCGCTCCGGCACGGCGAGGTCGACCTCGCCCTGGTCTTCGACCACCCCGACACCCCGGACCAGCCCCGCAGCACCACCCTGCACCCGCTGCTGCGCGAACCCCTCTACCTGATCACCCGCAAGTCCGACCGCGCGGGCCGCACCCCGGCCGACCACGCCGACCGCCGCTGGATCGCGGGCTGCCCCCGCTGCCGCGCCCACCTGGTCGCCACCTGCGAACGCGCGGGCTTCACCCCGGAGGTCGACTTCGAGACCGACGACCACGTCGCCGTGCAGGCACTGGTCGCGGCAGGCCTCGGCGTCAGCACCCTCCCCGGCCTGGCCCTCCTGGCCCACCGCAACCCGGCCGTCCGCGCCACCCGCCTGCCGGACGACCACCGCCGGGTCTCGATCGCCACCCACGGCGCACCCCCGCTGCCAGGCCCGGCGCAGGCGCTCCTGGACGCCCTGCTGACCGCGCCCCCCACCCCGAAGTGGCCCCGCTGA